From Triticum aestivum cultivar Chinese Spring chromosome 7B, IWGSC CS RefSeq v2.1, whole genome shotgun sequence:
GCACACGCACGAACAAAGCAGCAACTCAACCTAGCGCGAGTGGCAGCAGGCACACAAGAACACATCCTATAACTACTCAATGGCTCGCAGCAGCCCAGCGACTCCTGGTGGTGCGCGTCACGTACAAGTTACCTCCGACGCTCCCTCTGCGCGGTGGCCTCGCTGGGCGCGTCAGGAACGCCCTCGCCGGGCGCGCACGCGTCCTTGGACCTCCACGAGCTCTCCTACATCTCCCAGCTCTCCGTCCACTCCCACATGGCCAGCGGGAACCATGTCCATTCCAAGACTATCCATCATCCTCGCCTTGCTCTTACCTGTGTTTTGGATGGCTGCGGTCTTCGTGTGCAGCTCAACGCTGCTCCTGGCGCACTCGCACTTCCAACTACGTGGCCTGCGCAAGGCTCGGCACGCCGCTGCAGACTCTGCTGGTCGCCAACGACACCACCTGGATCCCGTGCAGCACCTGCGGCTGCTGCGCGCCCAAGTCGTCACCGCGAGCATCCAGTCTCGGCACGGCCTAACCCCCCCTCCCGCTGCCATGCGGCTCCCTCAGCCTCTGCACGCCCGGCAACAACCACTCTCCCTCGTCCAAGCGAACGGCGTTAGGCCCTGCCCCTCCCAGTGCACGCACACAACGTGTTTGTTGTAATGTGTGTGAGAGtgaaagagaggagaagaaagaagaattgGTCAAGACGCACATGTGGCAACTTTTTTGCCAAGTCAGCTCCTGACAAGCGGGCCTCACCTGTCAGAAATGCGATCAAACACGGCAAAGCAAGTGATAAGTGCTTTATGCAAAAGAATTACTGAATGCGCGGTGGTTTTGCAAATAATTAGTGACCTCGTGGTTTTCTGTAAACGATGCCTTAAATGTAGTGGTTTTATGCAATTAACTCGTGGGAAGGCCCTCCAGACCGAAACATTCGGCTGTTATCAGGGTCACTTCTATCCTCAAACAAAACCCAACTGAACTTGCGGTAAAAAAAAGTACTACTAGATAACTGAACCTTGTCACAATTTGGAACAGAACACTTTGGAGTAGCACCGCACTGCTCCCGACGCCGATCATAAGTCCAAAAAATCAACTAAGCCTGCTTGGGCGAGATGGTGAGCAGCAAGCCAATGCGATGGCTGGGAAGAACCGGCAGCAGCACGCCCCCCTTCTCGTCGTAGTAGGTGACGCCAGGAATGGCTTCTGTCCCGACCATCTCGGTGCTGTCCAGGCTGAAGTCCCTGAGCTTGCAGAGGAACCTATCCGGCCTCATCCGCCTCCCCCCGGGCTTGAACCCGCGCAGCATCGGGTTCGCCACCGAGTCGTACGTCCACCCGCCGGCGCCGTCATCACCCCGCAGCTCACGCCAGGCGTCCACCCACCCCGATCCAGCGGCGATGGGGAAGGGACCGTCGAGGTCTTCGTCCCAGTTCATGTCACCGGCGAGAACGGCGTTGTGGGAGGAGCAGCTGGCGAAGTGCCGGAGGTAGTCGTGGGCTTTGTCGAGCCTGGCCACGGACCGAATGTCCGACCGAGTGGGCTCGGGTAAGCGGCACATCGCCACATGCAGCCTGTGGTCGCAGAACACCGGGTGGAGGCGAGGGCGGCCATCAGCGCCGTAGGGGTTGGTGGCACTGCGCTTCCagtcaagaaaagccgagaacaaacCCGCTGGCGCCGCTGGCGGCAGTGCTAGTCAGGTGACTCGGTTAGTTAGTTAGTGCATGGATGATTCAGTGTAGTTTGCATGGAATGAGTCCAAGCCGGTGGCTCTTGGCCGTGTGTTGGTGGCGCATGGATAGGAGTGGATGGCATTACGTGCATGTAGTCAGTGATTAGCATCATGCATGGAGTTAGTTGGAGTAGTGGCTGGATGTGCTGGCCGGTTAGTGCGTGCGTGATGGCCGGATGTGATGGCTGGCTGTGTGCCCTCCTGTGTATATATATGTCACATTGAGCAATGGAAAGAGGCTGTGAAGGCTGGATACACAATGTAGCCACGGTGGGCATCAAGAAAGTTTCTCTTGGCAAAGCCATTTTGGTCTTCTTCCTTGGTGcatgtgtgtgcgcgtgcgtgtgtAGAGTTCGTCACCATGTGTGTGTTTGTGAGAGCTAGAAGAAGAGCGGCGCTGCAAAAAGCGGCGGCACCAACAGGCAGGGACCCAGGCACGGCGTCGTGTTGGTCGTGCCCTGGATGCAACTTGGTCAGCTGCAGAAGATTACATAGTAGTAATATGTTAGTACAAACAATTAGCCACCAAACAACGAAATACAGGAAACGGTACTGGTGCTCCATTGTTGTTGGTAGTACTACCACCAGAACAGCGTCAGAGTCCGGAACAGCGACTTGCACGTACAATCCCCACCACGGAGACCCCCGAAAGATTTTCTTTCATactagatgaccagttgcgccaaatggcgcacaGACCCGTTTAAAACCatgttcatgttgaaaatatttgcattttttaATAACCGTATATTTGAGTACATTTGATAAGAACTTATACCCCTATACATAAAGGGAATTAAATGCAAATATTTTCTAAAGGCAATAATGCCACAAATTAGATCATCGGTAGGTCAAATAATTGAGTCTGCAATTACGAACTCTGAGTAGCTGTAAACTTATTAAAAAAGAGTAAACACAAGTGACACAATAAAATGTACTTAATACATGAACTCGTGAACATTTGTACAGGAGAAGTAAATAGAAATAGTGGTCAATTACATCATATAATTTGGTTCTATACTCTTGTGTATATATCCTGAGTGCTACCCCTTTGTGATCAACTTTTTGTCCTTCGAATCGAATGGCACGGCTACTGCCCCTTGTGGAAAAAGAAAGGACTCTATAATACCCATAAATGTAAACTTATAATTGCAAAAAAAATCCACAGGCACCATATATAAGGATATATCCCAAAATACAATGCAGTTCATAGGCTCATTCTTCAATTGACATTCTGGACATCAAATCAAAATTATGAGGTATTGTTGTGAATTGCAAAACTTCTAAACCTGGTGCTATCCTCGGAACATCCTTCAGTATGTACCTACCACAAATTATAGTCATATTAATGAAATACATATCCCTTTTTAGAAGCGAAAATACACAACCATCTAAAATAGAGAAACTTGGCGGCATGCGGCATAAAGAAGATATTGCTCATGCTCGCTTGAGAAAAGGAATATAGCTAAAGAATTTTCCAAACCTTGAGAACGAACTACAATAAACAGCCAAAAAAATCTAATATTCTACATATGTTGGACACATGGATGTTACTACAAAAAGGGAAGGCATCAACAAGCATAAGTATCTCATTTTTAGCTACCAATATTAGCAAATATTCTGTTATGGGAAACTATTTAATGGTAGAAACTCTGAAAGACGCAAATTGTCATTCGTTTCACATCATCATCTTGCTGGTGACCAAATAAACACTATTGCTTCATGTGTAGTTCAAGGCTGTATTTCAGAAAGTCTAACTGTGTCGAAAAAAAAACTTGAAACCAACACTGTAAAAAAAGCGGGCCTAAGACTGTCAAAAATTTGAACCTCGTCCAAGCACTTCCTAAAATACCTTGTTATGTTCTCTATGAGTGCACTCATTAATCTGTCAGCTAGTGTCATAAAGAGCatcgacgagacactttttactaTGCGGCAGCTAGTGTCATGTAAAAAGGGGTGGAATCATCAGGTGAAGATTTTGCATCCCTGAGTATAACTAATAAGGATATTGCACTACCTCCTGGTTGTCCTACCAGTAAACAATCATATCAACATATGAACCACATAGTTGCTGGGAAAACAATGGTTTCTAGGTGGGGTTCTAGCACCAACCCTTAGAATGTCGCAATGTTACTCATGCTAATACATCAACTCCATTCAACAGTGTACCAAAAATGTCTTGCTTCAGACAGAGATAATGAATTAACAATTCCATCCTGTGTTTTTCAAACCCAGCAGGCGCAAAGGGCGAGAGAAAGACAAGCATTGAAAGAGTACACATAAAAATATTTAGAGACAGAGTGAAACATACAAAAATAAAAAATTGTTCCTGGCAATGTCATGATTTTCTCTAACCAGTGTAAACATATATAAATAGTCTTTTGAAAATATTAGTAGAAGGGCAGTTTTACATATATAGAACAAGTGATCACAAGCTTCTTTTGACCACAGAGACAGTAATGAGGTCTAAAGTGTAAAAAATGATTAAGGTAAGCAACAAATAGGATATAAAAGAAAAACCAAAGGCGATCTGTAAAACCTTCCCGATTGTTTCCTAGGAAAGAACACCAGCGGATGTGATTCCCTCTTCTAGTAAACCTTCCCGATTGTTTCCTACGAAAGAACACCAGCGGATGTGATTCCCTCTTCTAGTGATATGAGAATGTTGATTACTTTGCTGAATTGCCTTTTCTCCTCTTCAGAAGAATCCATTAACTTCAAGAGGTGACATAATGATTCCATTGTGTCTCTCATCTATAGGCAATCGATTGCTTGAGAATGTATTGTGCAGAACTCATATAACAAAAACCGAGAAGAAAGGAACCTTGAGAGTACCTTATCGATTCTAGATTTTCTCTCTTCTTTAAGATTTGATATTGTGCTAGGAAGGCCTTCCCATTGCTCATGTTTCTGGACTGCTCAGCACCATTCTGATGTAGACCGGGATGAATTACGTTTACAGTCTTTGGGAAATCAATTCCAATAACTCCACATAAAGAATGCCTTCATTTACATATTTCAGAATCTTGTGAAGTCTATCAGACtgaaagtaatgcaaataaggaAACATTTCGCATCAACACTCAATCCTAAAGTAACTTAAATTAGATGACCTGCAGTCCTAGATAGTTGATACAAATTACATGGCAGTGGCTAGCTTAACAAATTAATCATCTTACCACTTTATAGAAAGCATATACCACAAAATCTAAGGTCTTTTTTCTCTGACTTGAACCATTCCTGAATACTCAAGTATTCCTTAGCAGCTGCCAGTTCTATTTATTCACATGTAGTGCAAGAAACATAATATTTTGAAGGCCAACTGTAGGTTTCAGATTACCTAGCTTATTCAGGACGGTTTAACTTATTTTTGAGCACGAAGTTGTGCTTGGTAGCTATTAAGCTTCCTTGTCGACAAATCATGTTCATCACCAGCTGGACTGTTTACATTATCACCCTGATCATTATGCTCACTTAACTCGGAGCATATCTTCTCAATCTGTGATCGAATATCATAATACTGCTTGATCCTTTTTTCTGTCTTGCATTTCAGGTCGTCTAGCACAGGAACAACAACAGCAAGTTGTTCCTTGAGCAACACGTAGCTCTTGTCTTTCTGCGCAAGTGCTGAGAAATTAGCAAAAACATTGTAGTAAGGTGGTATTGCCTAGAGATCAAGAATAAGCCAGTAGCTACTTTTGACAAAAAAATAGAGCAAACATGCATCGTCAAGTTCTATTTATTAGCTTTAAGATGTAGACATTCATTTTGAAGAATGCATAGCTAAGGTAGACAATATTGTGTTACCAAACAGAACATTGGAAATGGGGAATATGTAGGCATAAAAGTCTTAAAGCAGGTAGCATTTTACTGACGATAATTATAGATAGATCAGGTAACGCAGTGCAAGAATATTTACAATGGATAGAAGAGACAGGGGTAAGAAGATAGTTCGAACGACAATATTCACAACATATAAAAATGGTCTACGACAACAGAGCTTAATAGAGAATTGCATCAGCAGATCTTGGGCATTACTCTATGAGCACCAAAACCTGGATTTGCAAACACACAAGCAAAATAGTAGCAGTGTGTCCAAAAGGTTGCAAAGACAAGTGCATGAAGAGTTGAAGACAACTGCGGCGAGGTCTTGGCTAGTCCTAGCTGGTGTAGGTTATAAAGGCCTTTGCCAAAGCAGCGAGCGTCGATATACAGAAGAACCTGATGCAAAAAACCAAGGAAATTCATAAGATAGGCTGATTTAGCTGGCACTCACACGTATACAAGTAAAAATGGGAAGTAACAGAAAGAATCATATATGTAGTCTATGAGTCATCGGTAGGAAATGTAGATCTCAGGAACATATCAGCTAACAAAAAGACAAATGTGATTGCAACACAATGCATGTTGGAATAGCATCATGGTCAAATTACTGAAAGATCTAGGGTATCACACAGCATCAGAAAGCTTTTTAAAACAGCTTGGATCAGGAGGGCATAAATATAAGTTATCTAGCAGCAACTTAAAAGTGCATAAATAGTGCTCAGCCATCAGCAAGCAGCATGTTTATAAGATGCATGCAAATTTAATTAGAAAACATGAATTCTACAGAAGTAGAAACTGAGCTGAATGCATGGAAGAAAAATGTGGCTTGCCATGCGCCCATGGTCATCTTAGACGATAGATGAATTACTGCCTTTTTTTCTTTGCATTGCCAGCGTTCTTAGCACCAGCATTGCTCCTGAATTGCATGAACCTGCAAAGCAAAGTGCGCATGGGGACAATCTGTAAGACGCGTATACAAAAGAACCAAAAGAAAAATGCATCAAGAGCATTCTAATAACCATTTGACAGCTCAACATAAGAAAACAATCTGAAGGTTTTAACGGTATCTACTTCTTCCTAGAAGAACAAACACAGGGCAACATTAAAAGCAACTACACATCCTATCTTTTTTTGACGCACCTAGACTCTTTCTTTACTTGCCACCCGTGCCAATACCAACAAGGAGCAAACAAAATTTTCACCAGGTAGACTGCAAGCATCTAAACCAAAGTATCACCCCGTTTGATAGGCTAATGAGGCACATGCATGAGCACCATCTCGCAATGGCGCATCCGAGCTTAGCTAGAGACCGCATATGCAAACCGATTAACCAAGCAGAACAGAGACGAGACGAACCAGAAGAGGACTCAGATGCTCACGATGTGGTCGAGGTGGGCGTGCGTGATGAAGAGGTGGTCATGGCGCACGGCGAAGAGTGGGCCACGGCCGATGTCGAATGCGACGTTGAGGGACGGCACTGTGATGCAGGTCTTGTGCCCGCCCACCGAGATCCCCTCGACGGCGTACCCCTCCGCCTCCACGCCCTTGCGCTGCACCTGGGCGCACACGCAACGGTACTCCTTGTCGGTGAGCATCCGGTCGAGCACCGAGAGCAGCCCGCTCCCTTGTGCATCTGACACTTTCAACTCCTCAGCATCATCTGAGTTCTCTTCCTTGGCATCAGTGTTCTCAGGGGCCTTCTCTTCACAAGCTTTCCCCGATTCCTTCCCCTTCCTTCTTTGCATTGTCGCTATTATCAACTTTGTCCCCACTGTTTTGTTCTGTGTCACCATCAGCTAGAATTTTCTTCAGCTTGAAAGCCAGAATCAGACATTTTGGGCATCTATATAACCAAATATTGATGATTCACAGGGTCGCTAAATTAGAACTCCACCTGCAGCTGAAAACAGAGGCGGGGAGAATAACCGAAAGTATCTAATCTTTCGATTCCATCTCACCCAAACAGACCCCGAGCAACTCGCGCAACCTCCCAGACTAAGATCAggcagaaaggaaaagaaaaacagaagctTAGAAGCAACGATTCCATACCTCGTAGTTGAGGGAGAGGCCCTCGCGGAGCGAGGACTCGGCCTCCTGGATGTTGCCATCGTCGACCCTCGTCTCCGAGGACTCGGACGCCGTCGTCGCCGAGGTGCCGGCCTCCGACTCCGGCGCCCTCTTCCTCGCCTTCACCGGCGAAGCGAACTCCGCCGAGTCCCCGGTTGGGCCCACCTCGCTCCCGCTATCCGACTCTGCTGCCGCTGCCGTCTCTGCCATAGAGCCGCCgcgcgatccctccggcaagcacCCTCgggaagagaggaagaggaggtgaGGCGGGGAGGCCCTTCTCTGGCCGCTGCCAGGCGGGGAGGCGGagctgcgacgagcggcggcggaAGGGATAGGAGACAGAGGAGTGGCTGCGCCGcgggaggatggaggaggaagcGAAAATGCATGCAGGTCATATGAACGATAATGCATGCATGATTGATGTGAAAATGAGTCGATCGAGCGTCAGGGGTACCTGCAAGAAGATGACGTCCGGGGCATGGCTCGCTATGAGATCCGAAACGGACTGCATCCTGCGATACACGGCGACGTGCTGATTGGACCACACATTGTACGTCAGGAACTTGATCCTCTTCGCGTCTGAGGCTGACATCCTTTTGGGCAAAGCTAGGGGACGAAGGAGAGCTCTCAATCGATCTACCTCCACGTATCTATCGTAGGCAGCCATATATATTGCGCAAATTAGGTCACCACGCctcaggctggccatagtgggggaaaaaagtccaaaacaaacccTGAACTTGTAGACGAAAActaaatcaaaccctgaacttcaaatccctgaaatcagcacactAAACTATttaatcccggtctattttaaaccttgagtgCGTTCCCAAACAGGGATCGTCGACGTGGCATGTTGAACCCGGGATGGTTGGCTGCGGCCAGACTGGGCCGGCCCATAAGGAAGGGGCGAAgcttgtttttctttttgcaacatTTTTTCGAACCGCGCTACGTAAAAAGTTGAAAAAGAAGTGCCCTGCGAATCGAACTTGCGACCTGACGCTCGTCAAGTCTTCCTGCTAGCCACTTTAACAGACGGCTGTTGGTAGCGTAGGTGAAGCACGATAATATTTAAACACACGCAGCATGGAGGTTTGAAAacattttttaaagcatgaactaaatttttgaaacctgaactaaATTTTAAAGTgaaaacaattttttaaagcatgaCATTTTTAAAGATAAACATATTTTGAAAAAATGGGAACAAATTTGGAAACCTGAACAATATTTTAGAATGTGAACACTTTCTAAAAAACTTTAAAATGGGAAAATTTGTCCAGGTTTCAAAATCGTTCGTGTTTTGAGCAATTTGTTATTTTTCGCCAAAAAGTGTTCGCACTCTTAAGAATGTTCGGGGCATTAAAAATGGTTcaggtttttttttaaaaagtatGTTTTTTGAAAACTGTTCGTAACTCCAGAAATTGTTCAATTTTTTAAAACAATGTTggaatttaaaaaaaattggttgTTAGAATATTCGGATTTCAAAACTGTTGGCAATTTTCACCACGCctcaggctggccatagtgggggaaaaaagtccaaaacaaacccTGAACTTGTAGACGAAAActaaatcaaaccctgaacttcaaatccctgaaatcagcacactAAACTATttaatcccggtctattttaaaccttgagtgCGTTCCCAAACAGGGATCGTCGACGTGGCATGTTGAACCCGGGATGGTTGGCTGCGGCCAGACTGGGCCGGCCCATAAGGAAGGGGCGAAgcttgtttttctttttgcaacatTTTTTCGAACCGCGCTACGTAAAAAGTTGAAAAAGAAGTGCCCTGCGAATCGAACTTGCGACCTGACGCTCATCAAGTCTTCCTGCTAGCCACTTTAACAGACGGCTGTTGGTAGCGTAGGTGAAGCACGATAATATTTAAACACACGCAGCATGGAGGTTTGAAAacattttttaaagcatgaactaaatttttgaaacctgaactaaATTTTAAAGTgaaaacaattttttaaagcatgaCATTTTTAAAGATAAACATATTTTGAAAAAATGGGAACAAATTTGGAAACCTGAACAATATTTTAGAATGTGAACACTTTCTAAAAAACTTTAAAATGGGAAAATTTGTCCAGGTTTCAAAATCGTTCGTGTTTTGAGCAATTTGTTATTTTTCGCCAAAAAGTGTTCGCACTCTTAAGAATGTTCGGGGCATTAAAAATGGTTcaggtttttttaaaaaaagtatGTTTTTTGAAAACTGTTCGTAACTCCAGAAATTGTTCAATTTTTTAAAACAATGTTggaatttaaaaaaaattggttgTTAGAATATTCGGATTTCAAAACTGTTGGCAATTTTCACCACGCctcaggctggccatagtgggggaaaaaagtccaaaacaaacccTGAACTTGTAGACGAAAActaaatcaaaccctgaacttcaaatccctgaaatcagcacactAAACTATTTAATCCCGGTCTATTTAAACCTTGAGTGCGTTCCCAAACAGGGATCGTCGACGTGGCATGTTGAACCCGGGATGGTTGGCTGCGGCCAGACTGGGCCGGCCCATAAGGAAGGGGCGAAgcttgtttttctttttgcaacatTTTTTCGAACCGCGCTACGTAAAAAGTTGAAAAAGAAGTGCCCTGCGAATCGAACTTGCGACCTGACGCTCATCAAGTCTTCCTGCTAGCCACTTTAACAGACGGCTGTTGGTAGCGTAGGTGAAGCACGATAATATTTAAACACACGCAGCATGGAGGTTTGAAAacattttttaaagcatgaactaaatttttgaaacctgaactaaATTTTAAAGTgaaaacaattttttaaagcatgaCATTTTTAAAGATAAACATATTTTGAAAAAATGGGAACAAATTTGGAAACCTGAACAATATTTTAGAATGTGAACACTTTCTAAAAAACTTTAAAATGGGAAAATTTGTCCAGGTTTCAAAATCGTTCGTGTTTTGAGCAATTTGTTATTTTTCGCCAAAAAGTGTTCGCACTCTTAAGAATGTTCGGGGCATTAAAAATGGTTcaggttttttttaaaaaagtatGTTTTTTGAAAACTGTTCGTAACTCCAGAAATTGTTCAATTTTTTAAAACAATGTTggaatttaaaaaaaattggttgTTAGAATATTCGGATTTCAAAACTGTTGGCAATTTTCACCACGCctcaggctggccatagtgggggaaaaaagtccaaaacaaacccTGAACTTGTAGACGAAAActaaatcaaaccctgaacttcaaatccctgaaatcagcacactAAACTATttaatcccggtctattttaaaccttgagtgCGTTCCCAAACAGGGATCGTCGACGTGGCATGTTGAACCCGGGATGGTTGGCTGCGGCCAGACTGGGCCGGCCCATAAGGAAGGGGCGAAgcttgtttttctttttgcaacatTTTTTCGAACCGCGCTACGTAAAAAGTTGAAAAAGAAGTGCCCTGCGAATCGAACTTGCGACCTGACGCTCGTCAAGTCTTCCTGCTAGCCACTTTAACAGACGGCTGTTGGTAGCGTAGGTGAAGCACGATAATATTTAAACACACGCAGCATGGAGGTTTGAAAacattttttaaagcatgaactaaatttttgaaacctgaactaaATTTTAAAGTgaaaacaattttttaaagcatgaCATTTTTAAAGATAAACATATTTTGAAAAAATGGGAACAAATTTGGAAACCTGAACAATATTTTAGAATGTGAACACTTTCTAAAAAACTTTAAAATGGGAAAATTTGTCCAGGTTTCAAAATCGTTCGTGTTTTGAGCAATTTGTTATTTTTCGCCAAAAAGTGTTCGCACTCTTAAGAATGTTCGGGGCATTAAAAATGGTTcaggttttttttaaaaaagtatGTTTTTTGAAAACTGTTCGTAACTCCAGAAATTGTTCAATTTTTTAAAACAATGTTggaatttaaaaaaaattggttgTTAGAATATTCGGATTTCAAAACTGTTGGCAATTTTCACCACGCctcaggctggccatagtgggggaaaaagtccaaaacaaacccTGAACTTGTAGACGAAAActaaatcaaaccctgaacttcaaatccctgaaatcagcacactAAACTATttaatcccggtctattttaaaccttgagtgCGTTCCCAAACAGGGATCGTCGACGTGGCATGTTGAACCCGGGATGGTTGGCTGCGGCCAGACTGGGCCGGCCCATAAGGAAGGGGCGAAgcttgtttttctttttgcaacatTTTTTCGAACCGCGCTACGTAAAAAGTTGAAAAAGAAGTGCCCTGCGAATCGAACTTGCGACCTGACGCTCGTCAAGTCTTCCTGCTAGCCACTTTAACAGACGGCTGTTGGTAGCGTAGGTGAAGCACGATAATATTTAAACACACGCAGCATGGAGGTTTGAAAacattttttaaagcatgaactaaatttttgaaacctgaactaaATTTTAAAGTgaaaacaattttttaaagcatgaCATTTTTAAAGATaaacatattttgaaaaatggGAACAAATTTGGAAACCTGAACAATATTTTAGAATGTGAACACTTTCTAAAAAACTTTAAAATGGGAAAATTTGTCCAGGTTTCAAAATCGTTCGTGTTTTGAGCAATTTGTTATTTTTCGCCAAAAAGTGTTCGCACTCTTAAGAATGTTCGGGGCATTAAAAATGGTTcaggttttttttaaaaaagtatGTTTTTTGAAAACTGTTCGTAACTCCAGAAATTGTTCAATTTTTTAAAACAATGTTggaatttaaaaaaaattggttgTTAGAATATTCGGATTTCAAAACTGTTGGCAATTTTCACCACGCctcaggctggccatagtgggggaaaaaagtccaaaacaaacccTGAACTTGTAGACGAAAActaaatcaaaccctgaacttcaaatccctgaaatcagcacactAAACTATttaatcccggtctattttaaaccttgagtgCGTTCCCAAACAGGGATCGTCGACGTGGCATGTTGAACCCGGGATGGTTGGCTGCGGCCAGACTGGGCCGGCCCATAAGGAAGGGGCGAAgcttgtttttctttttgcaacatTTTTTCGAACCGCGCTACGTAAAAAGTTGAAAAAGAAGTGCCCTGCGAATCGAACTTGCGACCTGACGCTCGTCAAGTCTTCCTGCTAGCCACTTTAACAGACGGCTGTTGGTAGCGTAGGTGAAGCACGATAATATTTAAACACACGCAGCATGGAGGTTTGAAAACATTTTTTGTAATATTTCGAAACATTTCCTTGAAAATTGCCAACAGTTTTGAAATCCGAATATTCTAAcaaccaattttttttaaattccAACATTGTTTTAAAAAATTGAACAATTTCTGGAGTTACGAACAGTTTTCAAAAAacatacatttttttaaaaaaacctgaACCATTTTTAACGCCCCGAACATTCTTAAGAGTGCGAACACTTTTTGGCGAAAAATAACAAATTGCTCAAAACACGA
This genomic window contains:
- the LOC123161732 gene encoding uncharacterized protein isoform X1, whose product is MHYRSYDLHAFSLPPPSSRGAATPLSPIPSAAARRSSASPPGSGQRRASPPHLLFLSSRGCLPEGSRGGSMAETAAAAESDSGSEVGPTGDSAEFASPVKARKRAPESEAGTSATTASESSETRVDDGNIQEAESSLREGLSLNYENKTVGTKLIIATMQRRKGKESGKACEEKAPENTDAKEENSDDAEELKVSDAQGSGLLSVLDRMLTDKEYRCVCAQVQRKGVEAEGYAVEGISVGGHKTCITVPSLNVAFDIGRGPLFAVRHDHLFITHAHLDHIVHAIQEQCWC
- the LOC123161732 gene encoding uncharacterized protein isoform X2, with product MHYRSYDLHAFSLPPPSSRGAATPLSPIPSAAARRSSASPPGSGQRRASPPHLLFLSSRGCLPEGSRGGSMAETAAAAESDSGSEVGPTGDSAEFASPVKARKRAPESEAGTSATTASESSETRVDDGNIQEAESSLREGLSLNYENKTVGTKLIIATMQRRKGKESGKACEEKAPENTDAKEENSDDAEELKVSDAQGSGLLSVLDRMLTDKEYRCVCAQVQRKGVEAEGYAVEGISVGGHKTCITVPSLNVAFDIGRGPLFAVRHDHLFITHAHLDHIVSI